The proteins below are encoded in one region of Apium graveolens cultivar Ventura chromosome 4, ASM990537v1, whole genome shotgun sequence:
- the LOC141721414 gene encoding 14-3-3-like protein, protein MASREDNVYMAKLAEQAERYEEMVEFMEKVVAASDSGDELTVEERNLLSVAYKNVIGARRASWRIISSIEQKEESRGNDAHVATIREYRSKIETELSKICDGILKLLDSKLIGAASNGDSKVFYLKMKGDYYRYLAEFKIGDERKEAAENTLNAYKAAQDIANAELASTHPIRLGLALNFSVFYYEILSSPDRACTLAKQAFDEAIAELDTLGEESYKDSTLIMQLLRDNLTLWTSDMQDDGTEEIKEAPKPDDE, encoded by the exons ATGGCGTCGCGTGAAGACAACGTCTACATGGCGAAACTCGCCGAGCAAGCCGAGCGATACGAAGAAATGGTCGAGTTCATGGAGAAAGTCGTCGCCGCCTCTGACTCCGGCGACGAGCTCACCGTCGAGGAGCGTAATCTCCTCTCCGTCGCCTACAAAAACGTCATCGGAGCTCGCCGTGCCTCGTGGCGAATCATCTCGTCGATCGAGCAGAAAGAGGAGAGTCGCGGCAACGATGCGCACGTGGCGACGATCCGCGAGTACAGATCGAAGATCGAGACGGAGCTTTCGAAGATTTGTGATGGAATTTTGAAGCTGCTTGATTCGAAACTTATTGGTGCGGCGAGTAATGGTGATTCGAAAGTGTTTTATTTGAAGATGAAAGGTGATTATTATCGGTATTTGGCGGAGTTTAAGATCGGAGATGAAAGGAAAGAAGCTGCCGAGAATACGCTTAATGCTTATAAAGCTGCTCAG GATATTGCAAATGCGGAGTTGGCATCAACTCATCCGATCCGGCTAGGATTGGCACTTAACTTCTCAGTGTTTTACTATGAGATTCTCAGCTCTCCGGACCGTGCTTGCACTCTTGCAAAACAG GCTTTTGATGAAGCGATTGCGGAATTGGATACCCTAGGAGAGGAGTCCTACAAGGATAGCACCTTGATTATGCAGCTTCTCCGAGATAACCTCACCTTGTGGACTTCAGATATGCAG GATGATGGTACGGAAGAGATCAAAGAAGCACCTAAGCCTGACGATGAATAG
- the LOC141721417 gene encoding histone H3.3: MARTKQTARKSTGGKAPRKQLATKAARKSAPTTGGVKKPHRYRPGTVALREIRKYQKSTELLIRKLPFQRLVREIAQDFKTDLRFQSHAVLALQEAAEAYLVGLFEDTNLCAIHAKRVTIMPKDIQLARRIRGERA, encoded by the exons ATGGCTCGTACTAAGCAAACTGCTCGTAAGTCCACTGGTGGAAAGGCTCCCAGGAAACAACTCGCTACCAAG GCTGCTCGTAAGTCGGCTCCAACTACTGGTGGAGTGAAGAAGCCCCACAGATACCGTCCGGGAACTGTTGCTCTCCG TGAAATCCGAAAGTACCAGAAGAGTACGGAGCTCTTAATCAGGAAATTGCCATTTCAGAGGCTCGTTCGTGAAATTGCCCAGGACTTCAag ACTGATCTCCGGTTCCAGAGCCATGCCGTGCTAGCTCTGCAGGAAGCTGCAGAGGCTTACCTTGTGGGTTTGTTTGAGGATACCAACTTGTGTGCTATCCATGCTAAGAGGGTGACTATTATGCCCAAGGATATCCAGCTGGCTAGGAGAATCCGAGGTGAACGTGCTTAA
- the LOC141721415 gene encoding uncharacterized protein LOC141721415 — protein sequence MLRSKSRSGALDGGAKHHSSIVSRTLSSSRICRGDPLIDKNALVSIDRRPSAKIISSSENQIVRVSTMQRQMGRIEDELKLTKDQLDAAAEDRDRALDQLQESKMMVHEANSRLSEALSPRKAEKVFDELKSVKELLSNSQKELAAKEKNIESMKLELDQAKQSENKSADKVSSLSKLEEELRIARSSETRAVELCSESRKRIAVLEDELEKRKQSEDELLETGVSQTKELEAAKIELKESKLQIVSLREQLQSLQSSSAVSIREQSGVNKSNHIDPKIEPSQKSATSEAGALRSEIDVLKKQLKAALEGEEHSTKAMNDLALALNEVATESNHTKETLISTESELEHVKEQAEQLKLMVRSIEDEYQKRMDEEKKETELHKNTADRLRLEAEESVLAWHGKEMGFVEVIKKVEEEKACTELENVKLTESLKAAENTSRKAREENHKLRDVLKQALNEANVAKEAASIAQQENSELKDSLAEKEETLDSLIRENEKLRISEAAANEKMKELNRLLSQAHSEQKTDIKDPGTAFMSPESVFTDHEEDSSKQHMEDYSKQHKEDNSKQHADDEAIKKGFSFDHQMKLDDKSEDEDENDTQVDEDSVKDEALKGSIFNPSTETPKSEARKPKLLAPKLDLPHYHHLPKKSSSSNVETLDSDDLEHLDGDSNHDSEGKHFKEDNSKQEDLSKQHKKAPSLKKGFSFDLHKIMFYNKSEDEDDTLVDGEPVKDEALKGSIFDPSTETPKSEARKPKLLAPKLHLPHHHHHHHHHHHQRKNSSSNVENLITGDLNHPDGDSNPDGEGTHYKEDYSKQEDNGTQHKRGFSFDLHKHKENHSKQEDHGKQRREAAALKKGFSFDLRKHKEDNSKKEDYSKQHKEAAAIKKGFSFDLHKIKLHNKVEDEDEDGKLTDEDSAISETLKGSIFDPSSETPKSEAGKPKLLAPKHHIPHHRHHTSKKSSSSNVETLSSDESNHQDGYSSHDSEGTHSDDTAHRRKKSVALKNFGYLLMRKNFPQHTSHAKKESTTPSRDHE from the exons ATGTTGCGCTCCAAATCAAG ATCCGGGGCTTTAGATGGTGGAGCAAAGCACCATTCATCAATTGTTTCCAGGACATTGTCTTCCTCCAGGATTTGTAGAGGGGATCCGTTGATCGATAAAAACGCTCTTGTGTCCATTGATAGAAGGCCCTCGGCCAAGATTATCTCCTCGTCCGAG AATCAGATTGTAAGGGTCTCCACGATGCAAAGGCAGATGGGGCGGATCGAGGATGAGCTGAAGTTGACAAAGGATCAACTTGATGCAGCTGCAGAAGATAGAGATCGAGCCCTTGATCAACTCCAGGAGTCGAAAATGATGGTTCACGAGGCCAACTCAAGATTGAGTGAAGCCTTGTCCCCTCGAAAGGCTGAAAAAGTATTTGATGAGCTTAAGTCTGTGAAAGAATTGCTGTCTAATTCTCAAAAAGAGTTGGCTGCAAAGGAGAAGAATATTGAATCTATGAAACTGGAGCTTGACCAGGCAAAGCAGTCGGAGAACAAATCAGCTGATAAGGTTTCATCACTGAGCAAGTTGGAAGAAGAACTTCGCATTGCCAGGAGTTCCGAGACTCGTGCTGTGGAATTATGTTCGGAAAGTAGGAAAAGGATTGCGGTGCTTGAAGATGAGTTAGAGAAAAGAAAACAATCAGAAGATGAATTGTTGGAAACAGGAGTGTCCCAGACTAAAGAACTTGAGGCAGCAAAGATTGAACTCAAAGAATCTAAGCTTCAAATAGTTTCTCTTCGTGAACAATTGCAAAGCTTGCAAAGTTCATCAGCAGTGAGTATCAGAGAGCAAAGTGGAGTTAATAAAAGTAATCATATTGATCCTAAGATTGAACCGAGTCAAAAGTCTGCAACTTCAGAAGCAGGTGCTCTACGAAGTGAGATCGATGTTCTTAAAAAGCAGCTAAAGGCTGCACTTGAGGGAGAAGAGCACAGCACAAAGGCCATGAATGATCTAGCTTTAGCATTAAATGAGGTTGCAACTGAAAGCAATCATACGAAGGAAACACTTATCTCCACAGAATCGGAACTAGAGCACGTGAAGGAGCAGGCAGAACAATTGAAACTCATGGTAAGGAGCATTGAAGATGAGTATCAAAAGCGTATGGATgaagaaaaaaaagaaactgaGCTACACAAGAACACTGCAGATAGACTGAGACTGGAAGCAGAGGAGTCAGTTTTGGCATGGCACGGTAAAGAAATGGGATTCGTTGAAGTCATAAAAAAGGTTGAAGAGGAAAAAGCTTGTACAGAACTAGAGAATGTTAAACTCACGGAATCTTTGAAAGCGGCTGAGAATACAAGTAGAAAAGCAAGAGAAGAAAATCACAAATTAAGGGATGTCCTGAAACAGGCCCTTAATGAAGCTAATGTTGCTAAGGAAGCTGCTAGTATTGCTCAACAAGAAAATTCTGAGCTTAAGGATTCTCTTGCAGAAAAGGAGGAAACACTTGACTCTCTTATTCGAGAGAATGAAAAATTGAGAATCAGTGAAGCTGCAGCCaatgaaaagatgaaagagttaAATAGACTGCTCTCTCAAGCTCATTCAGAACAGAAGACTGATATTAAGGACCCTGGCACGGCTTTCATGTCACCAGAGTCTGTCTTTACAGACCACGAGGAAGATTCCAGTAAACAACATATGGAAGACTATAGTAAACAACATAAGGAAGATAATAGTAAACAACATGCAGATGATGAAGCAATCAAGAAGGGGTTCAGTTTTGATCACCAGATGAAGTTGGATGATAAATCTGAAGATGAGGATGAAAATGACACGCAAGTAGATGAGGACTCTGTAAAAGATGAGGCACTCAAGGGATCAATATTTAACCCTTCCACCGAAACACCAAAGTCGGAGGCTCGTAAACCAAAACTACTAGCGCCAAAACTTGATCTTCCTCATTATCATCATCTGCCAAAGAAATCTTCATCGTCAAACGTAGAAACTTTGGATTCGGATGATTTGGAGCATCTAGATGGTGATTCAAACCATGATAGTGAAGGGAAACATTTTAAGGAAGATAATAGTAAACAAGAAGATTTAAGTAAACAACATAAGAAAGCCCCATCACTCAAGAAAGGTTTCAGTTTTGATCTTCACAAGATAATGTTTTATAATAAATCTGAAGATGAAGATGACACTCTGGTAGACGGAGAACCTGTTAAAGATGAGGCACTGAAGGGATCAATATTTGACCCTTCCACCGAAACACCAAAGTCAGAGGCACGTAAACCAAAACTACTAGCGCCAaaacttcatcttcctcatcatcatcatcatcaccatcACCATCACCATCAGCGAAAGAATTCTTCGTCAAATGTAGAAAATTTGATTACGGGTGATTTGAATCATCCAGATGGTGATTCAAACCCTGACGGTGAAGGGACTCATTACAAGGAAGATTATAGTAAACAAGAAGATAATGGTACACAACATAAGAGAGGTTTCAGTTTTGATCTTCACAAACACAAGGAAAATCATAGTAAACAAGAAGATCATGGTAAACAACGTAGGGAAGCTGCAGCATTGAAGAAAGGCTTCAGTTTTGATCTTCGCAAACATAAGGAAGATAACAGTAAAAAAGAAGATTATAGTAAACAACACAAGGAAGCCGCAGCAATCAAGAAAGGTTTCAGTTTTGATCTTCACAAAATAAAGTTGCATAATAaagttgaagatgaagatgaagatggcAAGCTGACAGATGAGGACTCTGCAATATCTGAGACACTCAAGGGATCAATATTTGACCCCTCCAGCGAAACACCAAAGTCAGAGGCTGGTAAACCAAAATTACTAGCACCAAAACATCATATTCCTCATCATCGTCATCATACGAGCAAGAAATCTTCGTCGTCAAATGTAGAAACTTTGAGTTCGGATGAGTCAAACCATCAAGATGGTTATTCAAGCCATGATAGTGAAGGAACGcattctgatgatacagctcaTAGAAGAAAAAAATCAGTAGCGTTGAAGAACTTTGGATATCTACTAATGAGGAAAAATTTTCCTCAACATACAAGTCATGCAAAAAAGGAATCAACCACGCCTAGCCGTGATCATGAGTAG